Within Hypomesus transpacificus isolate Combined female chromosome 10, fHypTra1, whole genome shotgun sequence, the genomic segment GGTGTGAATCGGTCCAtctgtccttcctcttctccacaGTTGATGACCCCTGCAGTCTTTTGGATAGTTATGAGTGTAAGtaaagtcttttttttcttccgttttttctttgttttgttttgctcctTTTAAATGACAccacttcccctcccctccgtctACTGTTTTTAGGGGGAGAGCATTAGGAGAAGATGCGGATGCACTGTGTGGCGGGGGTGTGGCAGACAGGGCACTCTGGCTCAGAAGATTGACAGATCTGCCCGGCACAGTCCATGCAGAACAGGTTGTGGCCACAAGGCACCAGGGCTGCAGTCACCTCGCTCTCAAAGCAGACAAAGCAATCCCTGTTCACAACACCAGAACCCACACCCGCCAGGGCCCCAGCTACAGCGGCTGCCTTCAGACGGCCCAGCATGCTGGATCCCAAGCCTgcgctgccccctccctccgaGTCGGTGGGGGAGCCCCCGGGCAGGGAAGAGGCTGAGCAGGAGGAGTAGCCAGTGGATGAGCCCCCTGAACTGGAGCTGGAGGCCCCGGAAAAGGAACCTGCACCCGTGCCGCCCGACTGCAGCCAGGAGAGGGTGCTGAGGGGGTCGCTCTGGGCCCGGCGGGCCAGAGGGTGATCCAGGGGTCCCACACCAGCatctggaggcagggtgggggacaCGCGGGGGGTGACAGCACCTCCGCTTAAACCACTGCTGTTACGGCGaactggctgctgctgctgggaggaGCCAGGCGTCTTCCCTCCACTTCCCCCGTTGACAAACGGTGCCCAGATATTGGACGCGGTGAACTCAAACCCCAGTTCTTCAGAGGAGGGCAGACCAGGGGTCGAGTCCGCCCCGAAAGTgaagccccctcctcccccggcgCCGCTTGAGCCTGTGCTGAAAGGGCTAGTGGGGCTGCCTCCCTCAGTGGACCTACGGGTGGCGCTGTAGCTCTCGGAGGGCAGGCCACCGTTGTGAGTGTGGTggtaggaggtggaggaggacagcttcctggagctggaggagtggTGCATAGCCAGGGGCAgcgggggaggcggagggggaggtggaggggcctGGTGGTGGTTAGTAGCGCGGGACCAGAGAGCAGCTCCGAGGCCTCCCGCTAGTGAACCCAGGCCCTCGAGACTTACGTCAGTGCCATTGGTGTGGAAGTCGTTGTCTCCCTGAAGGTCCACGAAGGCGCCCGTTCGGAGTGTGATGTGGGTCTCGATCTCCTCGCGGGCACGGTCCACGTTCTCAGGCATCCCAGTCACCTCAAACACAGGGTCCTTCTCTCGACTTGGCGTGAcaatgtaggtgtgtgtctgttgctggATGCGCTTGATGGTGGCGCCCTTGGGCCCCACAACCAGACCCACTACTCTGTAGGGCACTCgcacctggagcagggaggcaAGCAGAGAC encodes:
- the LOC124472697 gene encoding RNA-binding protein MEX3B-like, coding for MPSPLFHPEIMDHDMVISSQHNGVILPRETDQESREEDHQEALRFALDQLSLMALDKVDCGGGGGGLVDPLDGTQGPGSENCNGVSGGGYVDLQMLEHPGGSRDSPTSCSPSPEYYGSGGYHMAGPHSMLHGEQSSVLCNRKRSVNMTECVPVPSSEHVAEIVGRQGCKIKALRAKTNTYIKTPVRGEEPVFIVTGRREDVEMAKREIVSAAEHFSMIRASRCKAGGTGPGTAGSLPGPPHLPGQTTIQVRVPYRVVGLVVGPKGATIKRIQQQTHTYIVTPSREKDPVFEVTGMPENVDRAREEIETHITLRTGAFVDLQGDNDFHTNGTDVSLEGLGSLAGGLGAALWSRATNHHQAPPPPPPPPPLPLAMHHSSSSRKLSSSTSYHHTHNGGLPSESYSATRRSTEGGSPTSPFSTGSSGAGGGGGFTFGADSTPGLPSSEELGFEFTASNIWAPFVNGGSGGKTPGSSQQQQPVRRNSSGLSGGAVTPRVSPTLPPDAGVGPLDHPLARRAQSDPLSTLSWLQSGGTGAGSFSGASSSSSGGSSTGYSSCSASSLPGGSPTDSEGGGSAGLGSSMLGRLKAAAVAGALAGVGSGVVNRDCFVCFESEVTAALVPCGHNLFCMDCAGQICQSSEPECPVCHTPATQCIRIFS